The DNA window GGCAGGCTGGTGAAGGCGCAGGCGGCCGTGGAGGAGGTGCCCGCCGAGGAGGTTAAGGCTGCGGAGGAGGCCCCGAAGGTGGAGGAGCAGAAGCGCCAGCCGTCACCGTTACTGCAGCAGCCGGCCGCGGAGGAGAAGGCCTCGTCCGACGCTGCAGCGAACGGCGCGAGCCACGGTGAAGGTATtgcttgcttcttcttcttctttctttttttttttggtatagaTCGTTTATGTTGGGTTGTACTATGTCAGTTTTTTGGTATATTAAGATGATTGCTGCATTAGTGTATTTTTATGTGGGGTGCAATGAACGTCCGAAGTAGCATGTCATGGATGTCTTGTTATATTGACTGTTTTCCATTTAATCCTGGTTAGCATTGCTTATGGTCGCATGGTTTGCAGTTGGAATATTAGATCTATGAGATCATTTAGTACTGTTCCAACGGTTGGTCTTTGATTCAGTCTGAGTACATGGCATTGCCCTTCAACAAAGAGCAACATTGATCTTTCCTAGTTTTATGCAAGCAAAACATAGTGAGAACCACTCTTAATAAAACATTGAAGATCATATGTTTATGGCAAAACATAAAAGATCGTATGTTTATACTTTATACTCATGGCTGTTTTTTTTGGCTATATTTTTATTGGATAGCAGTTGCCCATGTAGTAAGGTTGTACTTATTTCATTTTTAGATGAGGGAACTACAAAAGAAACATATGAAGAGGATAAAAGTGAACGATTGGAATTTGAAGATGAACCAGAATATGAAGAGGAGGCTGCTGTGGACTACGATGAGAAGGACTTGGAGCAATATGAAGAGCAATACGAGGATGGTGATGAAGTGGTGGAATATACTGAAGATATGATTGAAGAGGAGACGGATATGGTAGACGAGGAATTGGATGGTGGGGACGATGGGGAGGGTGAAGGATATGAAAATGCCGAAGAAGAGCATAATGTGGATGTGGAGGATGAAGAGCATCATGAAATGGTGAAAGAGCATCGCAAGCGGAAGGAGTTTGAAGTTTTTGTTGGTGGGCTTGATAAAGATGCAACAGAAAGCGATCTTAGGAAGGTTTTTGGTGAAGTTGGCGAGATCACTGAAGTTCGTTTGATGATGAACCCTGttacaaagaaaaataaaggctTTGCCTTTCTGCGATATGCGACTGTAGAACAAGCAAGGCGGGCGGTGTCAGAGCTAAAGAATCCTTCGGTTGGTCTAAAGATatggatattttatattatggTGTGTTATTATTATAAGTAATAATCTCATAATTCATTAAATGCTGTAGGTGAGGGGCAAACAATGTGGTGTTGCTCCTAGTCATGACAACGATACTCTTTTTGTGGGCAATATCTGCAAGACATGGACTAAAGAACATGTAAGATGCTGaaacagtttttcttttttcctattCTGTTGTTACCTGAATAATAACTTATTTGGGCATGTACAGCTGAAGGAGAAACTCAAGAGTTACGGTGTTGAGAATTTTGATGATCTACTATTAGTTGAGGACAGCAATAATCCAGGAATGAATCGTGGGTATGCTTTGCTTGAGTTTTCTACTCGCCCTGAAGCAATGGATGCTTTTAGGCGATTGCAGAAGAGGGATGTAGTTTTTGGAGTTGATCGTAGTGCAAAGGTTTCCTTTGCTGATTCCTACCCCGAAGTTGACGATGAAATAATGGCACAGGTAACCActtattttggtgcttttgttTGTTGATGTTGCAAATTTGATTAAATCTGTTGAATCCTTATTCTGGTTCTTTGGTTCAGGTTAGAACTGTATTTATTGATGGCCTTCCTCCCTCATGGGATGAAGATCGTGTCAAGAAGTACCTTAAAAAATATGGAGCTATTGAGAAAGTTGAACTAGCCCGAAATATGCCAGCAGCCAAGAGAAAGGATTTTGGGTTTGTTACTTTTGATACACATGATAATGCTGTTGCATGTGCTGATGGGATAACTAATTCTGAGATTGGTGAAGGTGACAGCAAGGTCTGTTTCCCCAACTGAGTTTGATGGGTCTTTTTTACTGTCTACTCATTCTGTTGGACATGAACTAATATTACACAACACCTTGCTACTTGATGGTTCAGGCAAAAGTGAGAGCCAGATTGTCGAGACCATTGCAGAGACCTCCTAGAATGAAGCATGGATTAAGAGGAAATTTTAGGGTTGGGCAGGGTGCTCCTCGAGGTGGACGTTTTGCATATGATCGTCCTCCTCCACTTCGCCGGCCTCCACCTCGTCTTTTAAGACCCGATGTTAGTCGCTTACCACCACCGGTCAGGAGCCGCCCACTGAAGAGGCCAGTAGATATTAGAGATAGGCGCCCTATTATGTCAATACCAGATAGAGTTAGGCGTTTGCCTCCACCCGAGAGATCATATGACAGAAGGCCCCCAGGTGTGCAGATGTTATGTGCaatctattctctctctcttcttttgctGTGCAAACCACTGTAGGTCACTTTCTCATACTTCATCTGTTTACAGCTCCTGTGTACCCAAAGAGAAGCCCAAGGAGAGAATATGGAAGGCGTGATGAACTTCCTCCGCCAAGAAGCAGAGCTACCTTTGGTGACTATAGTTCAAGAGTTCCAGTGGATAGACGCCCCTATAGGGATGATTATTCACCCCGGGGGTCAGCCTATTCGGACCTAGGTCCTCGTAGTGCTCTCCGCCTTTCTGATAGGCGAGCATATATTGATGATGGTTATGGAGGGAAGATTGACCGTCCTTTACCAACATATAGGGAGGGCCGTGGTCGTGATTATGATACAATGTCTGGTTCAAAACGCTCATATGCTGAGATGGTGAGGGCAGTTAATTATTGTTCTCTTGTGTTTCATGCTTTCTCCTCATATTCCTCAGCCAACTAAGACATTGCTATTGTTATGTCAGGATGATGTGCCACCTCGATATCATGACATTAGTGTTCGTCAGTCTAAGGCACGCTTAGACTATGATGTTGGTGGCAGCAGTGCCCGGTATGCAGATACATATAGCGAGAGGTTGGTGTACATTTTGAAATGTTCCTTCTctttgcttatatatatatatatatatatatatatatatatatatatatatatatatatatatatattaatatcttACCTGTACATTGCTTGTTTTTGAAGGCTTGGACGATCACATGCGGGATACAGTGGTGGCAGATCTGTCTCTGGTCATGATCCAGTGTACAGTAGTGGTCGGCATGGCATGAGTTATGGAGGTATATGCTCTTGAACGCTCTGTTGTGTCAGGGTACCTGTGCTCACGTGCTCAATATATATTAGATATCTATTCTCACACCATTTGgtgtttcaccttttcaggtTCCGCAAGCAGTAATGATGCTGGTGGAATGTACTCATCAAATTTCAGTGGTAGCTACATGTCTCGTGGGTCTGATGTGAGTCTTCATCAAAATGTTATCTCCAGCTCATTATCTATATCAATTTTTGTTGGCCCAAGCTTTCTATCATGTTGGTTTCCCCAATTTATTCATATTTCTCTTTGTGCAGGTTGGTGGAAGTTCATATTCATCACTTTACTCAGGGCGTAATGTAGGTAGCAGCAGTGGCTACTATGGCGGTAGTGGTTCTAGTTCATATTACTGAGGTGCGTGTTCAATCTGAATCTGCTCTGTTTCTCCTTGAGTTTAAAATTGTCCTGCATAAAAGTTTTCATTGATGTctcacaccaccaccaccaccaccatcgctgCCATCATCGTCTTAACTGCTCACTTCAGAGAAGGCAAATGCTTCCCCTTCTATCAAACAAGGAACACCCTCCGTGATCAACCATGAATTGTTTTGATGGTACAGATTTTGCATCATATCGTCTATGGAACACACATGGCACCGTAGGAGGTTGGTGTAGGCCCCGGATTGTATGGAGCTCCTTAATTTAAGGCCTACGGACCTGGACAAGAAGTGGCAATTGTGTGTGGTGCTCCTGAGTTAGACATGATCAAAGAAGTCAGAAACACCAAGTTGGTTAAAGCAATAGTCTTGTGGATGTTCTGGCTAGTTTCTTTAATGTAAGGCTTTGCTTTATTTGGTCAAGAATTGTGAACATAATCGCCAGCTATGGTATCTTGGCATGTTTACTTCCAGTGTTTCTAAACATTTTTGAGAGATATGGAGTGTTTCAGTAAAGTAGTATTATGAGGTAGTTCCCTGAAATACATGGTGCCTTGAAGATCTCTTGTGATGTGCTGGCTGAAGATCAGACTTACAAATGAAGCCTTAGAAGGGGGCGCTTTGTGTAAGGCTGTTACTTCTGAAACATTTGGCATCTGCTCTCTAGTGGTTTGGTAATTTGCTGTGCCAAAAGATGATTGGTCAGACTGAAACTCTGGACTAG is part of the Oryza glaberrima chromosome 4, OglaRS2, whole genome shotgun sequence genome and encodes:
- the LOC127772083 gene encoding uncharacterized protein LOC127772083 — protein: MPPKARRGAAAAGRKGPGTRGRLVKAQAAVEEVPAEEVKAAEEAPKVEEQKRQPSPLLQQPAAEEKASSDAAANGASHGEDEGTTKETYEEDKSERLEFEDEPEYEEEAAVDYDEKDLEQYEEQYEDGDEVVEYTEDMIEEETDMVDEELDGGDDGEGEGYENAEEEHNVDVEDEEHHEMVKEHRKRKEFEVFVGGLDKDATESDLRKVFGEVGEITEVRLMMNPVTKKNKGFAFLRYATVEQARRAVSELKNPSVRGKQCGVAPSHDNDTLFVGNICKTWTKEHLKEKLKSYGVENFDDLLLVEDSNNPGMNRGYALLEFSTRPEAMDAFRRLQKRDVVFGVDRSAKVSFADSYPEVDDEIMAQVRTVFIDGLPPSWDEDRVKKYLKKYGAIEKVELARNMPAAKRKDFGFVTFDTHDNAVACADGITNSEIGEGDSKAKVRARLSRPLQRPPRMKHGLRGNFRVGQGAPRGGRFAYDRPPPLRRPPPRLLRPDVSRLPPPVRSRPLKRPVDIRDRRPIMSIPDRVRRLPPPERSYDRRPPAPVYPKRSPRREYGRRDELPPPRSRATFGDYSSRVPVDRRPYRDDYSPRGSAYSDLGPRSALRLSDRRAYIDDGYGGKIDRPLPTYREGRGRDYDTMSGSKRSYAEMDDVPPRYHDISVRQSKARLDYDVGGSSARYADTYSERLGRSHAGYSGGRSVSGHDPVYSSGRHGMSYGGSASSNDAGGMYSSNFSGSYMSRGSDVGGSSYSSLYSGRNVGSSSGYYGGSGSSSYY